Part of the Roseofilum casamattae BLCC-M143 genome, GACAAGACAGATAAGAGTGCTTCAACTACAACTGCCAAGTCAGTGGGTGACTGACAGACATGCGATCGTCAGAAGCCCAGAACCAGACGATCGCAGAACTAAGAGCGCGCCTGCAACGACTGGAAGACGATCGCGATCGCCCCAGTTGAGATAAGCTAAAACGATCGCCAGATAACCGAATTTGTTGTTGAGAACACTGGAGGAGACAGCCAACGTGAAAGCGATCGCAACATCAACCCTACTCGCTCTCGGAATAACATTAGGAACCGCAACCGCTAGCTCTGTCGCGCGGGCAGACTCCCCCTTACACATTACCTATCCTTCTAACGGCCATCAAACCACAGCCGATCGCATTTTTCTGATCGGTACGGCTCCTCCGGGAGGCGAAGTATTAGTGAATGGGAAACGAATTTGGCGATCGCCAGCGGGTCATTTCGCCCCCACCTTTCCCCTACAACTGGGCGAAAATACCTTTACTTTGCGCTATGGCGATCGAGAACGGCAACTCACCATCGTCCGTAAATCTGCCCTACCTCCCGCTCCGGTGGGTAACAACTTTGCCGCAGGTTCCCTCACTCCAACAACCAATATCGCCAAACTTCCTCGAGAACCCATCTGCTTCAGCGCTATTGCTCCCAGCCAAGCTACCGTCAGCGTCAGCCTTGCCGGGCAAACCCTCCCCCTCTCTCCCAGCTCCTCCGCTCCGCAACTGCCACCCAACTCCTCTATTCTCGTCGGAGATAACCAACCCACTCCCACTGGAGTCACCACCTATCAAGGCTGCACTACCCTCCCCGAAACCGAAACCCCTCGCTCTCTGGGCAATCCTCAGTTTCAACTAACTCTCAACGGCCAAACCATCAGTCAAACCGCTCCCGGAACTATTTCCATTCTCTCCCCCCTGCAACTCCAGATCGCCGAAGTTACCGTCAATGAAGGCGTAGCTAGAACCGGTCCCAGCACGGACTACTCGCGCCTCACCCCCCTACCAAAAGGCGCGCGGGCGCAAATTATTGCCGAAGAGGGAGAATGGATACAACTGGACTATGGCGCTTGGATAAAGCGAGCCGAAACCCGCGTTTTTCCCAGTTCCGTCCCTCCTCGTTCCCTCATTCGCAGCATTCGCGGACGGCAGCGTTCAGGATGGACGGATATTTACTTTCCCCTGCAAGCTCCAGTTCCGGTGAGCGTCGGACAGCGCACGAATACCTTAACCCTGAGTTTATACAACACAACGGCTCAGACCGATACCATTGTCCTCAACGACGATCCCCTCATCGAGCGCATGGACTGGGAACAAGTCTCGCCGACACGAATTGACTATATCTTTGCCCTGAAAACCAAGCAACAATGGGGCTATCAACTGCGCTATGAAGGAACAACTCTAGTTTTATCCTTGCGCCATCCTCCCCAAGCGTCTGGAGAGGGCGCGCAACCGCTCCAGGGGATGAAAATTCTCCTCGATCCCGGTCATGGCAGTCCCAACGATCTGGGCGCCAGAGGACCTAATGGTTATCCAGAAAAAGACGTAACTTTAATTGTATCGAAGTTATTGCGCGATCGCCTGCAACAGCGCGGTGCAACGGTAGTATTAACCAGAGAAGGAGATGACGATCTCTGGCCCCGCGATCGCGTAGACATCATCAACGCTCAATCCCCCGATCTAGCTCTGAGCATCCATTACAACGCCCTCCCCGACAGTGGAAATGCCGTAGATACTGCTGGCATCGGCATGTTCTGGTATCA contains:
- a CDS encoding N-acetylmuramoyl-L-alanine amidase, producing MKAIATSTLLALGITLGTATASSVARADSPLHITYPSNGHQTTADRIFLIGTAPPGGEVLVNGKRIWRSPAGHFAPTFPLQLGENTFTLRYGDRERQLTIVRKSALPPAPVGNNFAAGSLTPTTNIAKLPREPICFSAIAPSQATVSVSLAGQTLPLSPSSSAPQLPPNSSILVGDNQPTPTGVTTYQGCTTLPETETPRSLGNPQFQLTLNGQTISQTAPGTISILSPLQLQIAEVTVNEGVARTGPSTDYSRLTPLPKGARAQIIAEEGEWIQLDYGAWIKRAETRVFPSSVPPRSLIRSIRGRQRSGWTDIYFPLQAPVPVSVGQRTNTLTLSLYNTTAQTDTIVLNDDPLIERMDWEQVSPTRIDYIFALKTKQQWGYQLRYEGTTLVLSLRHPPQASGEGAQPLQGMKILLDPGHGSPNDLGARGPNGYPEKDVTLIVSKLLRDRLQQRGATVVLTREGDDDLWPRDRVDIINAQSPDLALSIHYNALPDSGNAVDTAGIGMFWYHPQAHNLSVFLHNYLVEQLDRPSYGVFWNNLALTRPAIAPSVLLELGFMINPTEFEWIVDPTAQQQLADTLADGIVQWVQQQQS